The proteins below are encoded in one region of Podarcis raffonei isolate rPodRaf1 chromosome 6, rPodRaf1.pri, whole genome shotgun sequence:
- the LOC128415090 gene encoding podocin-like — MEADKGAIRVDSLCPYQSKKTDTVFFFIYTIQLASAAVLFLLTGLFLFLPCLDTYHKIDLRLKTLEIPFYETITKDMASLEIDTICYYRMENATLVTTTLANHSKAIQLLVQTIAKRFLAQRSLTDILMERKSISQEIKVAVDAITCQWGIKVERTEIKDVRLPTELPESLAAQAEAQRQAKVRVIAAEGEKAASELLKVAAEVLSHTPAALQLRYLHMLQSLSAEKPSTFILPFPLDLMNPSSGDNMKSTGCNRSSDVASNPEAPKAKDSPML, encoded by the exons ATGGAAGCTGACAAAGGGGCAATACGAGTGGACTCTCTGTGCCCTTACCAAAGCAAAAAGACAGATACTG TTTTCTTCTTTATTTACACCATCCAGCTTGCAAGTGCTGCTGTTCTCTTTCTCCTAACAGGATTATTCCTTTTCCTGCCGTGTTTGGACACCTACCACAAAATAGACCTTCGCCTCAAAACCTTGGAGATCCCTTTCTATGAG ACCATAACCAAGGACATGGCAAGTCTAGAAATAGATACCATCTGTTACTACCGAATGGAGAATGCCACACTCGTCACGACCACCCTCGCCAACCACTCGAAGGCAATCCAGCTGCTCGTGCAGACCATCGCAAAGCGCTTTCTGGCACAGCGGTCGCTCACAGATATCCTGATGGAGAGGAAGAGCATCAGCCAGGAGATAAAG GTGGCTGTGGACGCCATCACCTGTCAGTGGGGGATCAAGGTGGAAAGGACAGAAAT taaagATGTGCGGTTGCCAACGGAGCTTCCGGAGTCACTGGCTGCACAAGCCGAAGCCCAGAGACAGGCCAAAGTGAGG GTCATAGCTGCTGAAGGAGAAAAGGCTGCTTCCGAATTGCTGAAGGTGGCAGCAGAGGTGCTTTCCCACACACCAGCCGCCCTCCAGCTCCGCTACCTTCACATGCTGCAAAGCCTGTCTGCAGAGAAGCCATCCACCTTtattcttcctttcccccttgaCCTCATGAATCCTTCATCAGGAGACAACATGAAATCCACAGGCTGCAACCGCTCTTCAGATGTCGCCAGCAACCCAGAGGCTCCAAAGGCAAAGGATTCCCCCATGTTGTAG